The region ATGTATAACTCTTATCTTTCTTGATCCAATATCTATTATATCGTTATCATTTAATATTCTACTTGGATTTCCTGTATAAATTTTATAATTGTTAATATTAAACTCAGCTGGAGACTGTTTAGTAAAAGGGCGAGCCATAATATTTTTCTTAACAACGTTAAGAGGTATACCTATACCGTTTTTCAACCAATCTGCTTCATCTTTATAAACATAAATAGTATTAAATAAATCATGACCACCTATATGATCCCAATGAATATGAGTAGTAACCACTATTATAGGCAAATCCGTTAACTTTTGAACTTTCTTTTTTATATTTCCAATTCCCAACCCCGTGTCAATTAAAAGAGCATTGTTTTTGCCTATAAGTAAATAAGAGTGAGCTTTTTCCCAATGTCCATATTCACTTATAGCATAAGTTTCATTGTCTATTTTCTCAATCGTAAACCACTCATTATCATTTGAATTTTTAATTTCAGTATAACTCATTTTATCCTCCAATTTAAATTTTATCTTTCTTTTTTTATGTTATATAGGGAAGATTAAAATCAGAGCTATTATTTAATATTCTAGAACATATTTAAATAAAATTGGTTGAATTTCTGGATATGTAAGTTTTTCTGGCATATAATCAAATAGTTTAATTTCTCCAATTTCAAAATCAGGAAGTTTTCCAAGTTCTTCAATTTGTGCATAATATACTCTACCATAATCCTGTGACTGTCCGTCATTTTTTACAGAATAATCGCATACAGGTTTTATTGTGAATTTAATCGCTCCAGTTTCTTCTTTAAGTTCTCTTTCTGCCGTCTTATCAATATCCTCATTTAATTCTCTATGTCCACCTGGAATTTCCCACGTTTCTCTCTTTTTATGTTTTGCATATACAAATTTTCCATTAAATTTTGAAACTATAACCGCAAATTTTAATTCTTCATCTTTAATAATTCCTAAATTATATACTTCAGTTTTCAATTAAAATCATCACCCTTACTTTATGGTCTGGCTTACCAATATAAATTTGTTATTAACAATTTCAATCTCCCACGTTCTATATTAATATTATATCATTTGCCATAATTTTATATAAAAAAATTCTAGGATATACAAATTTAACTTTAAATTTATATATCCTAGAAACTTTTATAATAAAAATGTTTATCTTTAGTGATTGCAATGATGATTACACATTACATTTTTATCTTCCAATTTACCATTAATATAACTTTCCATAACATCCTTGCATTCACCTTGAGCTCCTCTTATAACTTTAAAACCTTTGCTTTTTAAAGCTTCAAGCGCACCCATTCCTATTCCTCCAGTTATAACTACATCTACATTATGTTTAACAAGTAAATCTGCAAGGCCTTCATGCTGATGTGCAAGCTGATCTGTAGATACTTCCTCCATTTTTTCAACTTTGCTATTTTCTATTGTTCCAATTATAAAACTTTTACTTTTACCAAAATGGTGATTTAATTCAGTTCCATTATTAGGTATTGCTATTTTCATTTAAATCTCCTCCAATACATTTATTATTTTTGCACTTCTTATGGCACACCTTACGACAAAAATCACTTTTTTTGCTGCACATGACTTTATTTGAACCACATACCGGACACACACTTTTATCTTCTTCATACTTTATTTCATAAACATTGCCACAAGCTATACATTTAAACTTACACAAATTTCTAGTATAATTTCCACCACTTATATTTATTGCTTTTCCCTCCGTAAGTGCTAAAGCAACTTTTTTTCTTGCACTATCTATTATATTTTGGAAGGTTTGCCTTGAAACATGCATTTTTTCCGCACACTCTTCTTGATTTAGTTCTTCTATATCCTTAAGTCTCATAGCTTCAAGTTCTTCAACCTTTATAAGTATTTCATGGAGTTCACATTTCCTTATTCCCTCTGGCACAAAATATGTATATTTCGGCAAGCTTTCAACTTTCCTAAATTTAATTGGCCTTGGCACTTAAATCCCTCCTTAAAATATAATTGGCATTTGCCATTATTATATATTTAAATTTAGTTATTGTCAAATGCCAATTACTTAATTAAATATATTTAACCGCAATACAAAAGAAATAATAATGTTAATACCACTATTGGTAAGATATGATATAATATATTTGATTTGCAATTTTCAATTATGCTTTTAAAAGTATAGGGAGTGAACGCAATGCTTGTAAAATTTATAGTTTCAAAATTTATAAAAGATTATAGCAATATAGATAATAAAAAAGTTAGAGAAAATTATGGAATCCTCAGCAGTATAATGGGCCTCATAATAAACTCTATTCTTTTTATAATAGAACTTACTATTGGTATTTTAATAAATAGTATAGCTGTAATAGCCGATTCTTTTCATAATCTTGCAGATGTAAGTGCTTCAGTTATAACACTTATAGGGTTTAAATTATCAAATAAACCAGCAGATAAAAAACATCCTTTTGGTCATGGCAGAATAGAATATCTATCTTCGCTATTAATATCTGCAATAATAATTCTTGTTGGTGTTGAATTCGTTAAAACTTCATTTTCAAGAATTTTAAAACCAGAAGCAGTTAATTTTAATATGATTTCATTTATAATAATTTTAATTGCAATACCTCTTAAATTATGGTTAAGTTATTTTAATAAAACCATCGGGAAAGAAATCGATTCCTCAGCTCTAAAAGCTTCAGGTGCTGATGCTTTAAACGATGTTTACATACTTTCAAGTGTAATCTTATCACTTTTAGTATCTGTTTTTTCTACAATATCTATAGATGGATATGTTGGTATTTTCATAGGTGCAATGATAATCTGGTCTGGTGTATCATCAATGCGAGAAACTATTGATCCACTACTAGGTCAAGCTCCTGATCCTGCTCTCGTAAAGGCCATAAAGAAAATGGCACTTGAATGTGATGTGATTTTAGGTATACACGATTTAATTATACACAATTATGGACCAGGCAGAATTATGATTTCTTTCCATGCTGAAGTTCCATACAATATTCCAATTATGACTTTACATAGTAAAATAGATGAAGTCGAAAACAAGATTTCTGAAACTTTAGGAATATTTGTAGTAGTTCATATGGATCCTCTGTTAATTGGATCTCCTGAAGTTGATGAAGCCAAAAAATACGTATCAAAAATATTAAAAAATGATTTTCCAGCTGTAGGTTCATTTCATGATTTTAGAATAGTCGGAAGCGGCGAGGACAAAAAATTAATTTTTGATGTAGTAGTTCCTTTTGATAAAAAAATAACGCCTGAAAAATTTGATGATTTAGTCGATGCTATAAAAAATGACATACAAAAAGAACACCCTCATTACAACTGCGTAATTACAGTAGACAGAGACTATACCGGCGCATAACGAAGTAATAATATTATGGAACATTAAATAAAACTCATAAGTCTAAGCCCCAAATTATAAAAATACTAAGGAATTTTAATAACTCGACTTTGGTCTCAAACAAATTAAAATTTCTAAGTCTTTTTATAATTTGGGGCAAGACTTATTGAGTTTTATTTAAATCGTTTCCATAATATTATTACTTCGTTTAATTTAATAAAAGCAATGATGATTTTCTTCTGCTTTGCTCCCGAAAATCTAGGATCAAGAGCTTTCCCCCATTATTATATATATATACTATTATCCTACCTTATCAACCATTAGCATTCTTCAAATATAAAATGCTATATCACATAAACAAAGCGCCTAATCTTGATGTATTTTCAGCTCTACTTATCCACAATTCTCGCAGGATTTCACTATGCTGTTAGATTATCTAGTATATTTTTTGTAACTACACTTCCATCACCAATTACACAACTATCTCCAATTTTTACTCCATGAGATACAAAATAGCACATACTCTTCACTATCTTTTCTCATTTACAAGCTTAACTTTACTATAATTAAGCCATCTCCAGCAGTAAACCACAATACTCCACAAAAATATGTAATTAAATCAAGTACATGTCCATGTGGTAGAAATGTTTTGAAAAGTATACTTACTATTAAAAGGCCTGAAACAGAAATAATGACTTTTATTAGGTTCTTACACACACTGGTTTTAGGATTGAATTTTATGTACTTATTTTCTATATTGTATCCAATTACAAAACCAATTATGGCTCCTAATTCCTTGTATAACTTAGAATCATTAATATACACTGTAATTACAATCATTGGCAAAATAATAAAGAGAAACACAATTAAGTTCTTTTTATATCCATCATATTGAAATATCCTATTCAAAACTATTACACAAATTATTCCAAATACAAATCCTCCCACAACATCAACAGGTCTATGCACTCCTAAATATAATCTAGAAAGTGCAACTAAAACTATCATAACAGCCCCAACTATATATACAATCATCTTTTTCAAACGTTTCATAAGGGAGCACCAAAAAACAGCAGCTCCCTGGGTATGTCCACTTGGGAATGAGTATCCGTCTGCTGTCTGAAGTCTAAGAGAACGCACCCCTGGAGTTCCTATTGGCCTTTTGACTTTAAAAATACATTTTACAAAATAATTAATAGTGCTGCTAAATAATAATGTTACAGCCATTAAGTACCCAAGCTTTTTATCAATACATAAATACACTATCCCTATAAATATAATTATGAAGTATTCCTCCGCAGTCATTGTTATAGCTTGTGCTAATTTATCTAAAAAAGGATTAGAGAATTGCTGCAAAAACTTTATTGTAGTTATATTAAATTGTGCAGTTAAAATATTAAGTAACAATCTTCAATCCTCCATCCTATTTATAAAAATTAACGCTCTATAAGTTCTCTTACTTCCATTTTGCTTACTAAATCATCTAGTTCATTAAAAGCTTTTGCCATAGCCTTTTGTTTTCCTATATCAGCTGTATCTACTCCTTCAACAAGTAGTTTCTCAAATTTTTTTATTCCTACATATTTAAAAATATCATGAAGATAATTTATTCCATGATTTAGCTTCCATGAAATTATTTTGGGATACGCTCCTCCAGAAGACTGTACACAAAGCATACTTCTCTCTTTATCATTTAAAAGACCATGAGCCTCATCCTCAGAAATTTTAATAGACTTACCGTTTTGCATAATACAATCAATGTACATTTTAAGTCTTGGTGGAAAAAGAGAACTCCACATTGGATACGCAATGACATACACATCTGCACTTATAAACTCACTGCAAAGCTCATTTATTTTATCTACAGCTTTTTTATCATTTTCATCTAGAGAATCATAATCTTTTCCAGATACAATATCTCCTTTTTCCTTAAAATACTTATGATTAAGTTCAGGAATATATTCATTGCATATATCTCTTTCAATGAGTTGATATTCAGGATACTTTCTCATAAATCTGTTTACAAATTCTCTTCCAACAGTTTTGCTTACAGATATATTTTCAGGCTTACTATTTACGGAAATATACAATAATTTCTTCATCAAAAAACACCTCCAGAATTATTTTTACCGTTCAAAATAAAAATTATTCTAGAGGAATATTTTATAAGACACAATGTTAGAACTTTAATTCGTTATATTTAGTTAATCTTCAAATTTTTCCGGCAGAATGATGTCATGCAGCCTATGAAGCGCTCTAGTTGCCATTACATATAAAGTCCTATCTTCTTTTTCTCGCTTACCTCTATCTACAATAATTACGCCATCAAACTCAAGTCCTTTAGCAAAATATGAAGGCATAACAGTCTCTCCACCAGTATAAATTTGGTTTTCCTTATCTATTATATTTACATGTATCTTCGTTTTTAGAAGTTTACCACAGTATTCTGTATCAGTCATATTTTCACAAACTATACCTATAGTTTCAAGTCCTTCTTTTTTCATCTTAGATATTTCATCAGCTACTGTATCTATAAATTGTTCCTTGCTACTAACATAGGTTCTCTCAACCTTATCACCGCTTCTAACCATTGGAACTGAGCTGTCTTCATTTATAAAATCATTAGCATATTTCATTATTTCTGCTGTAGACCTATAACTTTTATTCAATTTAAACATTTCAACAGGAATATCATCAAATATACTATCTATTTCTTCCATTGCAAGTTTATCTTGAAATTTAGGTATAAGTCTTTGATTAGTATCGCCAACCACAGTCATC is a window of Clostridium pasteurianum DNA encoding:
- a CDS encoding NUDIX hydrolase — encoded protein: MKTEVYNLGIIKDEELKFAVIVSKFNGKFVYAKHKKRETWEIPGGHRELNEDIDKTAERELKEETGAIKFTIKPVCDYSVKNDGQSQDYGRVYYAQIEELGKLPDFEIGEIKLFDYMPEKLTYPEIQPILFKYVLEY
- a CDS encoding phosphatase PAP2 family protein translates to MLLNILTAQFNITTIKFLQQFSNPFLDKLAQAITMTAEEYFIIIFIGIVYLCIDKKLGYLMAVTLLFSSTINYFVKCIFKVKRPIGTPGVRSLRLQTADGYSFPSGHTQGAAVFWCSLMKRLKKMIVYIVGAVMIVLVALSRLYLGVHRPVDVVGGFVFGIICVIVLNRIFQYDGYKKNLIVFLFIILPMIVITVYINDSKLYKELGAIIGFVIGYNIENKYIKFNPKTSVCKNLIKVIISVSGLLIVSILFKTFLPHGHVLDLITYFCGVLWFTAGDGLIIVKLSL
- a CDS encoding cation diffusion facilitator family transporter; this translates as MLVKFIVSKFIKDYSNIDNKKVRENYGILSSIMGLIINSILFIIELTIGILINSIAVIADSFHNLADVSASVITLIGFKLSNKPADKKHPFGHGRIEYLSSLLISAIIILVGVEFVKTSFSRILKPEAVNFNMISFIIILIAIPLKLWLSYFNKTIGKEIDSSALKASGADALNDVYILSSVILSLLVSVFSTISIDGYVGIFIGAMIIWSGVSSMRETIDPLLGQAPDPALVKAIKKMALECDVILGIHDLIIHNYGPGRIMISFHAEVPYNIPIMTLHSKIDEVENKISETLGIFVVVHMDPLLIGSPEVDEAKKYVSKILKNDFPAVGSFHDFRIVGSGEDKKLIFDVVVPFDKKITPEKFDDLVDAIKNDIQKEHPHYNCVITVDRDYTGA
- a CDS encoding DUF134 domain-containing protein, with protein sequence MPRPIKFRKVESLPKYTYFVPEGIRKCELHEILIKVEELEAMRLKDIEELNQEECAEKMHVSRQTFQNIIDSARKKVALALTEGKAINISGGNYTRNLCKFKCIACGNVYEIKYEEDKSVCPVCGSNKVMCSKKSDFCRKVCHKKCKNNKCIGGDLNENSNT
- a CDS encoding NifB/NifX family molybdenum-iron cluster-binding protein, with the protein product MKIAIPNNGTELNHHFGKSKSFIIGTIENSKVEKMEEVSTDQLAHQHEGLADLLVKHNVDVVITGGIGMGALEALKSKGFKVIRGAQGECKDVMESYINGKLEDKNVMCNHHCNH
- a CDS encoding MBL fold metallo-hydrolase gives rise to the protein MSYTEIKNSNDNEWFTIEKIDNETYAISEYGHWEKAHSYLLIGKNNALLIDTGLGIGNIKKKVQKLTDLPIIVVTTHIHWDHIGGHDLFNTIYVYKDEADWLKNGIGIPLNVVKKNIMARPFTKQSPAEFNINNYKIYTGNPSRILNDNDIIDIGSRKIRVIHTPGHSPGHICLFEEDRGYLYTGDLIYKGTLYAFYPTTDPVLFKESVDKISRLKGISKLLPGHNEISIQVDFIYRVKEAFQNIKDRNMLRQGNGVFDFDEFKIKL
- a CDS encoding FMN-dependent NADH-azoreductase, whose product is MKKLLYISVNSKPENISVSKTVGREFVNRFMRKYPEYQLIERDICNEYIPELNHKYFKEKGDIVSGKDYDSLDENDKKAVDKINELCSEFISADVYVIAYPMWSSLFPPRLKMYIDCIMQNGKSIKISEDEAHGLLNDKERSMLCVQSSGGAYPKIISWKLNHGINYLHDIFKYVGIKKFEKLLVEGVDTADIGKQKAMAKAFNELDDLVSKMEVRELIER